The Xenorhabdus poinarii G6 nucleotide sequence ATCAAGAAATGCTCCCCGGTGTCGTCAATACTCTGGTTGATGAACTGGCACGCCAATGCCTTATCTGTCACAAAGAGCAAGAAATGCTGGTGCTGAATCCGGCACGTATTCGTCCACTGCAATTACTGGCGGCAGGTATCAGAGAAACGCTGCAACGTTATGCCATTACGCTTTCTTTGTTGAATGCCACCCCTGAAATTAGCCGTGGTGTACTGGAAAAAGAGAGCCGAATGCTGGCACAACGTCTGTCTGTCCTGCATGGTATCAATGCCCCGGAATTTTTTGACAAGGCAGTCTTTGCCTGTTCGGTTAATACGTTACGCGAAGAAGGTTACATTCAAGACAGCGGTGACATGATCACTACCAGTGCTCAGGAGCTTTATCATGTATTAAGCGAGCTGATGTCACCTGAGATTCGTCTGACGATTGAAAGTGTCAGTATGCCAGCAGAACAAAATGAACCTGTACAGGTCACACAAGATCAGCAATCACACTATTAAGCTGATCATGGCAGGCACTGATCATCGAAAACAAAACATTAACGGGCGGATCTCCGCCCGTTATTTATATTAATGGCATATCACCCTAGACATAGCTGAAATAACTAAAGAAGATACCCAAGAATAAAATAAAACCGACGTAGTTATTGTTCATAAATGCCTGAAAGCAAGCCGATCTTTCCCGATTTGCAATCAATTTCTGCTGGAAAACGAACAACGCGGCAACCAATAATACCGTCCAGTAATATATGCCTTTTAAATTCATCATACTGCCAACCCAAACCAGGATGCTCAGCATAATGAATTGCAAAATCCCAATAATCAGTTTATCGAAGCGGCCAAAAAGCACCGCGGTCGATTTGACCCCTATTTTCAGGTCATCATTGCGATCTACCATGGCATACTGTGTATCATAAATCACAGACCAAATGATATTTACCAGAAATAGCAGCCAGCACTCTAGAGGTAAGGATTCACTGACTGCGGCAAATGCCATGGGAATTGACCAGCCGTAAGCCGCACCTAATACGACTTGTGGCAGGTGACTGACACGTTTAACGAAAGGATAAGCCCATGCCAGCACCAACGCCACAACTGACAGTGCAATCGTCATTTTATTCAGCGTCAGCACCATCACAAAAGAAATCAGTACCAGTGTGGCAAACAGGATTTTGCTTTCTTTTTCGGTGATGTCACCACTGGGGAGAGGACGAGATTTTGTCCGCTCCACATACCCATCAATTTTTCTGTCGGCGAAATCATTAATGCAGCATCCTGCGGCACGCATAGAAAATACGCCAATAGTGAAGACTAACAATATAGGTAGATTCGGTATGCCTTTTGCCGCGATCCACAATGCCCAATAGGTCGGCCATAGTAATAATAATATGCCAATGGGTTTATCGATACGCATCAAACGGCAATACGCACGCCATTTATTCTGCGTCATACTGACCTTCAATCTATTTCTCCCTTTTTATTTTGTTGATCTGATAGACCGGTGATTCAGAAAGAAAAATTTCTGTTAACAACAAAGGCTTACCTGATATTCTCAGTAAAGAACGCCGCGCCCAACGATCTTCTTGCCGCCCTATTTGAATATAATCTCGTGTCAGATTATGACTACTAAAAAGATAACGTCCAAGTGGCACGGTTCCCACATCGACCAACTTTTTATCCGGGCCCGTTAATGTTTCTGTCGGAATGACCGTACGCCCCAATAACCAGGGCGTGCCATCCCCATATAAAACAATTTCGCGCAACCAATACTGTTCACTTAAAGGTAAGTGCTTACTTTCATCTCCTAATTCTTCGGCGGTGATAAAGCACTCCCGCAAGGGAGAAACGGAGACTTGCTGACAATATTGTTCAAAGCGGCGTGTCATTGAGCCAGCTTCCATCAGCCAGTCTAAAATTGCATCAGGCAGGTCAGGCTCATCAGCCGATAACCAGTGAATGGGGGGTGAAGTAATTATGTGATGTGTCGAAGTTAATGTAGTGTTATCTGCCATGTCATTTTTCCATTGCGGGAAATATCAAATTCCCCGATAGCACAACGAATGCAGGGTGAGGATATCATGTTGCAGACTGATAAAAGAAAAAGTTAATAACAAATTATGTCAATAACAAAAAACTCACCTCAATGAATATGGTTATTGAGGTGAGCCAGGTGCAAATAAAATGGAAAGTCAGATTAACGCCATTTTTTGAACCGATTAATCAAACCATTTGTTGAGCTATCGTGGCTAGTAACCGCTGCTTCATCATGCAGTTCCGGCAGAATACGGTTCGCTAATTGCTTACCCAGTTCAACGCCCCATTGATCAAACGAGAAAATATTCAAAATGGCGCCCTGAACAAAAATCTTATGTTCATACATGGCAATTAATGCCCCCAAGCTGAATGGGGTAATTTCGCGCAATAGAATAGAGTTAGTCGGGCGGTTACCTTCAAATACTTTGAACGGCACAACATTCGCCACATCTTGAGCACTTTTCCCTGCTTGTGTAAATTCCGCCTCCACTTGAGCCTGAGTTTTACCAAATGCTAATGCCTCTGTTTGCGCAAAGAAGTTAGAAAGCAATTTACGATGGTGATCGCCAACAGGATTATGGCTAATTGCCGGGGCAATAAAATCACATGGGATCAATTTGGTTCCCTGGTGAATAAGCTGATAAAAAGCGTGCTGACCATTCGTCCCCGGTTCACCCCAGATAATCGGCCCGGTCTGATAACCCACCGGATCGCCGTTACGATCGATGTACTTACCATTTGATTCCATATTGCCTTGCTGGAAATAGGCAGCAAAACGGTGCATGTATTGATCATAAGGCAGAATCGCTTCAGTTTCTGCGCCAAAGAAATTGTTGTACCAGATCCCGATCAGTGCCAGCAAGACAGGAATATTCTGTTCAAAGTCGGTCTGTGCAAAATGTTTATCCATCGCGTGAGCGCCACTCAGTAACTGCTCAAAGTTTTCATAACCAATGGAAAGTGCGATAGATAAACCGATTGCAGACCAGAGCGAATAACGACCCCCAACCCAATCCCAAAACTCAAACATGTTTTGTGGATCGATACCGAATTTGCTGACTTCATGTTCGTTCGTTGATAATGCCGCAAAATGTTTCGCCACATGTGTTTCATCAACCGCACTTTCCAGGAACCAACGACGCGCGGTGTGCGCATTGGTCATCGTTTCTTGTGTGGTAAACGTTTTGGAAGCAATCAGGAACAACGTTGTTTCTGGGTTCAATGTTTTTAACGTTTCGGCGATGTGTGTTCCATCAACATTCGAAACAAAATGCATATTCAGGTGATTTTTATACGCTTTCAGGGCTTCAGTCACCATATAAGGGCCGAGATCAGATCCCCCGATGCCAATATTCACCACATCGGTTATCGTTTTTCCTGTATAGCCTTGCCACTCACCACCGATGATACGCTCGCTGAATGATTTCATTTTCGCCAGCACGGCATTGACTTGTGGCATCACATCTTCCCCGTCCACCATAATCGGGGTATTACTACGGTTACGCAGAGCGATGTGCAATACCGCACGATCTTCCG carries:
- the ubiA gene encoding 4-hydroxybenzoate octaprenyltransferase is translated as MTQNKWRAYCRLMRIDKPIGILLLLWPTYWALWIAAKGIPNLPILLVFTIGVFSMRAAGCCINDFADRKIDGYVERTKSRPLPSGDITEKESKILFATLVLISFVMVLTLNKMTIALSVVALVLAWAYPFVKRVSHLPQVVLGAAYGWSIPMAFAAVSESLPLECWLLFLVNIIWSVIYDTQYAMVDRNDDLKIGVKSTAVLFGRFDKLIIGILQFIMLSILVWVGSMMNLKGIYYWTVLLVAALFVFQQKLIANRERSACFQAFMNNNYVGFILFLGIFFSYFSYV
- the ubiC gene encoding chorismate lyase, which codes for MADNTTLTSTHHIITSPPIHWLSADEPDLPDAILDWLMEAGSMTRRFEQYCQQVSVSPLRECFITAEELGDESKHLPLSEQYWLREIVLYGDGTPWLLGRTVIPTETLTGPDKKLVDVGTVPLGRYLFSSHNLTRDYIQIGRQEDRWARRSLLRISGKPLLLTEIFLSESPVYQINKIKREK
- the pgi gene encoding glucose-6-phosphate isomerase, with amino-acid sequence MKNIDPSQTEAWKALQQHFEQMKNVHLRDLFEQDKERFTAFSATFDQQILVDYSKNRITAETLAKLQALAQETELASAIRSMLSGEKINRTEDRAVLHIALRNRSNTPIMVDGEDVMPQVNAVLAKMKSFSERIIGGEWQGYTGKTITDVVNIGIGGSDLGPYMVTEALKAYKNHLNMHFVSNVDGTHIAETLKTLNPETTLFLIASKTFTTQETMTNAHTARRWFLESAVDETHVAKHFAALSTNEHEVSKFGIDPQNMFEFWDWVGGRYSLWSAIGLSIALSIGYENFEQLLSGAHAMDKHFAQTDFEQNIPVLLALIGIWYNNFFGAETEAILPYDQYMHRFAAYFQQGNMESNGKYIDRNGDPVGYQTGPIIWGEPGTNGQHAFYQLIHQGTKLIPCDFIAPAISHNPVGDHHRKLLSNFFAQTEALAFGKTQAQVEAEFTQAGKSAQDVANVVPFKVFEGNRPTNSILLREITPFSLGALIAMYEHKIFVQGAILNIFSFDQWGVELGKQLANRILPELHDEAAVTSHDSSTNGLINRFKKWR